A stretch of the Esox lucius isolate fEsoLuc1 chromosome 2, fEsoLuc1.pri, whole genome shotgun sequence genome encodes the following:
- the cdhr5a gene encoding cadherin-related family member 5 yields the protein MELYNCNGKLLIANILLGCLVAFSLYGLCPATKLCTVAPDPVFLKENNTVDVLVGKIICSANVELAIIENPEEAFYLRGTELIAKRGLDFESIRRVDDALWVRVRCNRTGSRPVNVSFEVFIENVNDNPPNFAQSHYTLEVNELTPVNASVGLIEATDIDSEPLYYRLESAMDRYFRLQNANTPNILVQNIIDYDSVQKIQLVLHVQDTFNVSESGEPSFTAVVTITVNVKDVDNRPPWFQPCVKTNLGTAKLCVSTGYRAKVNLTEKEDGALVLDPGPLYAKDGDRNRSEQISYKILRGNEGNIFQIDEDTGNISMAKAADISGPITLTVLASQVTNRDQFAVTQVTIEVLKKSRNPPRFEKERYEGYIYSNSVPESMILRDRTSNRPFRVRARDEDFATGVNPDIRYEVQYSSYVNVTTEGFVILKRVVKTESFALQIRAMDVSTGESGTAALSVQVIPAVTLPSPSGLGYRAGDMALLGLVMAVILVLCFIVIGFLVSRLRKDGTDLNKLTECLAPCLKRRGSPDRPKDTMQYTNDGYQGTEGDALRGGARHRGGGATRDQAIPLERRRGDRHCGTCGPYANHSHHAKHASASGLGRGEEDGRRSILAKGGRKEGGKSVWFKEKKDASGIEVEIIPDTLGQEQETEEEEVDMEELDGGDGSISTQTEEIDDEHGDQERQGDCDSAGKGEKENAG from the exons ATGGAACTGTATAACTGCAATGGAAAACTGCTAATTGCCAATATCCTCCTGGGTTGTCTGGTCGCGTTCTCGCTTTACGGACTGTGCCCGGCTACGAAGC TTTGCACAGTAGCTCCAGACCCTGTGTTCCTAAAGGAAAACAACACAGTGGACGTTCTAGTGGGCAAAATCATCTGTAGCGCAAATGTAGAGCTGGCCATCATAGAGAACCCAGAGGAGGCGTTCTACCTGCGCGGGACGGAACTCATCGCCAAGAGAGGACTGGACTTCGAG TCCATCCGCAGGGTGGACGATGCTCTGTGGGTCCGGGTGCGCTGCAACAGAACCGGGTCCAGACCA GTGAACGTGTCCTTTGAAGTTTTCATTGAGAATGTGAACGACAATCCACCTAACTTCGCTCAGAGTCATTATACACTGGAGGTGAATGAG CTGACTCCTGTGAACGCCAGTGTTGGTTTGATAGAGGCTACGGACATCGACTCGGAGCCACTGTACTATCGTTTGGAGTCAGCCATG GATAGGTATTTTAGGCTGCAGAACGCCAACACCCCCAACATACTGGTGCAGAACATCATCGACTACGACTCAGTTCAAAAGATTCAACTGGTTTTACATGTGCAG GACACGTTCAACGTCTCCGAGTCTGGCGAGCCGTCGTTCACGGCCGTGGTGACCATCACGGTCAACGTGAAGGACGTTGACAACCGGCCGCCATGGTTCCAGCCCTGCGTTAAAACCAACCTGGGCACAGCCAAACTCTGCGTCAGCACCGGGTACAGGGCAAAGGTCAACCTCACGGAGAAAGAG GACGGTGCTTTAGTGTTGGACCCGGGTCCACTGTACGCTAAAGATGGAGACAGGAACAGGAGCGAGCAAATCAGCTATAAAATCCTACGAG GAAATGAAGGCAACATCTTCCAGATTGACGAAGACACTGGAAACATCAGCATGGCCAAAGCCGCAGACATATCTGGCCCAATAACCCTCACTGTCCTG GCCTCCCAGGTGACCAACAGAGACCAGTTCGCCGTAACGCAGGTCACCATTGAGGTGCTGAAGAAGAGCAGGAACCCTCCGCGATTCGAGAAGGAGCGCTACGAAGGCTACATCTACAGTAACTCCGTCCCGGAGAGCATGATCCTACGAGACAGAACTTCCAACCGACCCTTCAGAGTCAGGGCCAGAGACGAAGACTTCGCCACC GGCGTAAACCCAGACATTAGGTATGAGGTACAGTACAGCAGTTATGTCAACGTGACCACAGAAGGGTTTGTCATTCTGAAGAGGGTCGTGAAGACAGAGTCCTTCGCTCTGCAG ATTCGTGCCATGGATGTTTCCACGGGGGAGTCTGGTACAGCGGCTCTGTCGGTTCAGGTCATACCAG CGGTAACACTGCCATCACCGTCGGGGCTGGGGTACCGTGCGGGTGACATGGCTCTTCTGGGATTGGTCATGGCAGTAATCTTGGTTCTCTGCTTCATTGTGATTGGCTTCCTCGTCTCCCGTCTGAGGAAGGACGGCACCGACCTGAATAAGCTAACTGAG TGTTTGGCTCCATGTCTGAAGAGGAGAGGATCCCCGGACCGGCCCAAGGACACCATGCAGTACACCAACGACGGCTACCAGGGTACAGAGGGCGACGCCCTGCGGGGCGGAGCCAGACACCGGGGAGGCGGGGCCACCAGGGACCAGGCCATCCCTCTGGAGCGACGCCGTGGCGACCGGCACTGCGGCACCTGCGGCCCGTATGCCAACCACAGCCACCACGCCAAGCACGCCTCGGCCAGCGgcctggggagaggagaggaggacggGAGGAGGTCCATCCTTGCCAAAGGcgggaggaaggagggagggaagtcGGTGTGGTTCAAGGAGAAAAAGGACGCCTCCGGGATTGAGGTGGAGATTATCCCGGATACTCTGGGTCAGGAGCAGGAGAccgaagaggaggaggtggataTGGAGGAGCTGGATGGGGGAGACGGGAGCATATCTACCCAGACAGAGGAGATCGATGATGAGCATGGGGACcaggagaggcagggagacTGTGATTCAGCCGGTAAAGGGGAAAAAGAGAATGCGGGATGA
- the drd4b gene encoding dopamine receptor D4b isoform X2: MSDNFTEIEFDNTTPKAATLPPDYNFIALIFGILLIIVIICGNVLVCLSVYMEKALKTTTNYFIVSLAVADLLLAVLVLPLFVYAEFQGGVWSLDMMVCDGLMTMDVMLCTASIFNLCAISVDRFIAVSIPLNYNRKHVDQRQIILLSGTWLIALAVASPVMFGINDIQKRNPAECKLEDDNYVVYSSVCSFFIPCPIMLLLYFGMFRGLKRWEEARKAKLKSSIQECRKLQQAAAAAAAIPSTPGVIPGPLPMPLPRIIERDLAQARLGLEDNDDFLHPECPPFPPEYRERISSVPSIAYQQQPLQKRKRAKINGRERKAMRVLPVVVVSCSAGPRSSWSTSHGQCVPPATSPRA; the protein is encoded by the exons ATGTCGGACAACTTTACCGAAATCGAATTCGACAACACGACGCCCAAGGCTGCTACCTTGCCACCAGACTACAACTTTATAGCTCTCATATTCGGGATATTGCTAATTATTGTGATTATTTGTGGAAATGTGCTTGTGTGCCTTAGTGTTTACATGGAAAAGGCTTTGAAAACAACAACGAACTACTTCATCGTGAGTTTGGCTGTTGCGGACCTACTCTTGGCAGTGCTGGTGCTGCCACTGTTCGTGTACGCCGAG TTCCAGGGTGGCGTGTGGTCGCTGGACATGATGGTGTGTGACGGCCTCATGACCATGGACGTTATGCTGTGCACCGCTTCCATCTTCAACCTCTGTGCCATCAGCGTTGACAG GTTCATTGCCGTTTCCATCCCCCTGAACTACAACAGGAAGCACGTCGACCAGCGTCAGATCATTCTGCTGTCCGGCACCTGGCTCATTGCTCTCGCTGTGGCCTCGCCCGTCATGTTCGGCATCAACGACATCCAGAAGCGCAACCCCGCCGAGTGCAAACTGGAAGACGACAACTACGTGGTCTACTCCTCCGTCTGCTCCTTCTTCATCCCGTGCCCCATCATGCTCCTCCTATACTTCGGCATGTTCCGGGGCCTGAAGAGGTGGGAGGAGGCGCGCAAGGCCAAGCTGAAGAGCAGCATACAGGAGTGCCGGAAGCTCCAGCAGGCGGCGGCGGCCGCGGCTGCCATACCGTCAACCCCCGGGGTCATCCCTGGTCCACTGCCGATGCCCCTGCCGAGGATCATCGAGAGGGACCTGGCTCAGGCCCGCCTGGGGCTTGAGGACAACGACGACTTCCTGCATCCGGAGTGTCCGCCGTTCCCCCCTGAGTACCGGGAGAGGATCAGCTCCGTTCCCTCCATCGCCTACCAGCAGCAGCCACtgcagaagaggaagagggcCAAGATCaacgggagggagaggaaggccATGAGGGTGCTCCCTGTTGTG